One Tolypothrix bouteillei VB521301 DNA window includes the following coding sequences:
- a CDS encoding GumC family protein produces the protein MTDIGLERGKIVLVSQKSTVEVKKLSKLLLRRRRQIFSVYCIVMSLTSVLAFMTKPTYQSSMQIMVSSRSSEGGRSNSLQEGVENKAVDPTFEVIDRTSQLKLMLSSRLLQKVVDSLRSDYPDLTVEDIRGNAGKQGRLSVTKVEGNTENNKLLTEIFEISYKDNDPVKAQKVLVAIQKVYQNSKIEQQKERISRWIAFLNERLPKVKKEIVQAETQLEKFRKKHNLLDPEIQGKILLESLADVRKQLRLTRAQLQDAQARYSNLKKEINSYPLQEIVSFRLSQSPRYQTLVQQIQKTDLTLAQERLRYTENSPTVQKLIQQRQNQVALLQQEMEQTLGEKTEALSDTLLKQKQLFAPESITIEAPLAMKGQRVGMDSKLVEELVEVQTTVLGLSANEKSLTESESQIQLELNKYPGLIAEYNRLLPEVETHRKILEHLMTTQQSLGLIVDRGGYELQVLEEPQRGAYLGSNRFLIVLIGALVAPILGIGTAVLSETLSDTISSPQDLQNLSHLRLLGTVPKLSLLSIEKKQFSLPSIVQRILTGSSTKAVLEEDSLLCFQSHETLDMTYQNIQLGFSSPCKSLMVTSAISGEGKSTLALGLAVSAARMHRRVLLIDANLREPNLHKMLALSNDWGLSLLLVEETNASAKQYVQPVHPSIDVLTAGPIPEDSVKLLSSTRMKELLQFFEQNYDMVLVDAPSILGTVNTRLMASYCKGVALVGRLGQVTSTELVEATEVLSNFNLIGIIANGVNSSVY, from the coding sequence GTGACTGATATTGGTTTGGAACGTGGGAAGATAGTTTTAGTATCCCAAAAAAGTACGGTTGAAGTCAAAAAGCTCTCTAAACTTCTACTGCGTCGGCGCAGACAGATTTTCAGTGTTTATTGCATAGTCATGTCTTTGACAAGCGTTTTGGCTTTTATGACAAAACCAACGTATCAAAGTTCTATGCAAATAATGGTTAGTTCTCGCTCTTCTGAGGGAGGACGGTCCAATTCCCTTCAAGAAGGAGTAGAAAACAAAGCTGTCGATCCTACTTTTGAAGTTATCGATCGCACTTCTCAGTTAAAGCTGATGCTGAGTTCTAGACTGCTACAAAAGGTTGTAGACTCCCTGCGATCGGATTATCCGGATCTTACAGTAGAAGATATCCGAGGAAACGCAGGTAAACAGGGACGTTTAAGTGTGACGAAAGTAGAAGGGAATACAGAAAATAATAAACTATTGACTGAAATCTTTGAGATTTCTTATAAAGATAACGATCCAGTTAAAGCACAAAAAGTTCTTGTAGCTATACAGAAAGTCTATCAAAATTCTAAAATAGAACAGCAAAAAGAACGTATTTCCAGATGGATTGCCTTTTTAAACGAGCGCTTACCCAAAGTTAAAAAGGAAATTGTTCAAGCTGAGACTCAATTAGAAAAATTTCGGAAAAAACATAACTTACTTGACCCGGAAATACAAGGCAAAATCCTTTTAGAATCTCTTGCTGATGTCAGAAAACAGCTACGATTGACTCGCGCCCAACTTCAAGATGCACAAGCGCGTTACAGCAATCTTAAAAAAGAAATAAATTCTTACCCTCTTCAGGAGATCGTCTCTTTTCGCCTGAGTCAATCGCCGCGCTATCAAACACTCGTCCAACAAATTCAAAAGACAGACTTGACTTTAGCTCAAGAACGACTGCGCTATACAGAAAACTCTCCTACTGTGCAAAAATTAATTCAGCAGCGCCAAAACCAAGTTGCTCTTTTACAACAAGAGATGGAGCAAACACTGGGAGAGAAAACTGAAGCACTCTCTGATACTTTACTGAAACAAAAGCAGTTGTTTGCTCCTGAATCTATCACTATAGAAGCACCTCTAGCCATGAAAGGTCAAAGAGTAGGGATGGATTCAAAACTGGTGGAAGAGCTTGTAGAAGTGCAGACAACTGTACTGGGACTCAGTGCTAATGAAAAGAGCTTGACTGAATCAGAATCTCAAATTCAGTTGGAACTTAACAAATATCCCGGTCTAATTGCAGAATACAACCGTCTGTTACCAGAAGTAGAAACTCATCGCAAAATCCTCGAGCATCTAATGACAACACAACAATCTTTAGGATTGATAGTCGATCGAGGAGGATATGAATTGCAGGTCTTAGAAGAACCCCAGCGAGGAGCTTACCTGGGTAGCAATAGATTTCTTATCGTACTTATAGGGGCGCTAGTTGCTCCCATTTTAGGGATTGGAACTGCTGTACTCTCGGAAACTTTAAGTGATACCATCTCTTCTCCACAAGATTTACAAAATTTGTCCCATCTTCGTTTATTGGGAACAGTTCCAAAGCTATCATTATTGAGCATAGAGAAGAAACAATTCAGCCTGCCTTCTATTGTACAGAGAATATTGACTGGTTCGTCAACAAAAGCAGTGCTTGAAGAAGATTCCCTTCTTTGTTTTCAATCCCATGAAACCCTTGATATGACGTATCAAAATATTCAGTTAGGGTTTTCTTCTCCTTGCAAGTCTTTAATGGTAACTTCAGCAATATCAGGAGAAGGTAAATCAACTTTAGCCTTGGGGCTTGCAGTCAGCGCCGCCCGCATGCATCGACGGGTGTTACTGATTGATGCTAATCTGCGCGAACCCAATCTGCACAAAATGTTAGCGCTCTCGAATGATTGGGGATTATCCTTATTATTAGTTGAAGAAACAAACGCTTCTGCCAAACAATATGTTCAACCCGTCCACCCCTCCATTGATGTTTTGACCGCCGGACCGATACCAGAAGACTCGGTTAAATTATTAAGTTCTACACGGATGAAAGAATTATTACAGTTTTTTGAGCAAAATTATGACATGGTGCTGGTAGATGCTCCTTCTATTCTTGGAACAGTTAATACCAGACTTATGGCTTCCTACTGCAAAGGAGTTGCGCTCGTAGGACGCCTCGGTCAGGTAACTTCTACCGAACTGGTTGAAGCCACGGAAGTTTTAAGTAACTTCAATTTAATTGGCATTATTGCCAATGGAGTTAATAGCTCAGTATATTAA